The sequence below is a genomic window from Thermithiobacillus plumbiphilus.
TTGGCGTGCTTGAAAAAAGCGAGAGTGAGAGGGAAGGGCGCGCGCCGGGTTTCTTGTCCTCGCACCCCGAAACCCGTGAGCGTATTCGTAGCCTGGAAGCCAGCCTGGATGCTTCAGCCAAAGGCTTCACGCCGCTCCAGAACTCGCCGCCCTGGACCACTCTGCGAGAATTGTGCAGCCTTGATCGGCCCCGTGGATAAAACCTTAGGCGCTGGAGGGCGCCGGCATTTTGTCGGACAATCGGTGGGACTGCCTGCCAGCCCCTGTTGGGATTGCTATAGGGCATTACATCGGTCCGCCAATGACGCACCCGGGTCAACCGAGAGCAGGAATCTGAATGGCCAAAGCCGCTGAATCCGGGAACAACGCACTCAAGCTGCTGACCTACAACATCCAGGTCGGGATTGGCTCGAGCCGGTTCCATCACATGCTGTCCCATGGCTGGCGCTATGTCATGCCGCATGGCCAGAGCCTGAGCAATCTGCAGCGCATTGCCGAAATCATCAGTGGTCAGGATGTCGTGGGGCTGAATGAAGCGGATGCCGGTTCATTTCGCACGCGTTATCTCAACCAGGCCGGCTTCCTCGCCCAAAAAGCGGGCTATCCCTATTGGGAGCAGATGATCACCCGCGATCTCGGGCATGTGGCGCAGCATACCAACAGTGTGCTTTGCCGCAGCGCCCCGGCGCGGGTGGAGCGGCACCGTCTGCCCAGCCTGATGGATGGTCGCGGTGTGCTGGAGGTGCATTGCGAATATGCGGGCCGTCCCCTGATGGTGTTGATCGCCCACCTGGGTCTGGGACGCGCCGGGCGGATGGCGCAGATGCGCTATCTGGCGGAACTGGTCCGCAGCGCCCCGAACGTGGTGCTCATGGGCGATCTCAACTGCAGTGTCCGCTCTCCGGAAGTTTGCTGGCTCTTGAAGAACACCCCGCTCCATGCCCCCCCGCGCGCGCTGCCGACTTTCCCAAGCTGGCGGCCAGTGCTCGATCTCGATCACATCCTGATCAGTGACACCCTCGCATTCCAGAATCTTGCCACGGTTCCCGAGCCCCTTTCCGATCACCTCACCCTGCAGGCGGCCGTGCGCTGGCGCGATTAGCAGGTGGCTGCCCCGACAATTGTCGTTTCCGGTATTGCATCACGGCACGAAAGCCCAGCAGGACAGCCAGGATGGCCGCATAGGTCAGTGGCTCCTGCAGATCCGCCTTGACCAGCCAGACATAGTGCAGCACGCCGGCAATGGCGCTGACGTAAATCAGCTTGTGCAAGCGCTGCCAGCGCTGGCCGCCGAGGCGCTGCATCATGCCGCGCGTGGAGGTCAGGGCCAGGGGGATGAGCAGCACGAAAGCCAGAAAGCCCATGGTGATGAAGGGCCGGTCAAGGATGTCATAGACCATGCCCTTCCAGTCAAAGAACTGATCCAGCCAGATATAGATCGCGAAATGCAGGCAGGCGTAAAAGAAGGCAAACAGCCCGAGCATTCGGCGCAGCCGCATGGGCCACTGCCAGTGCGTGATCTGGCGCAGGGGCGTGATGGCCAGGCTCAGCAAAAGAAAATTGAGCGTCCAGTCGCCGGTTTCCCGGGTGATGGCTTCAATGGGATTGGCGCCCAGGCTATCCTGCACATAGCCTTGCACCAGCAGCGCCAGGGGCAGCAGGCTGGCGATGAAGATCGGCGGTTTGTAGTAATGGACTGCCCGCAGGTTCATCAGAAATACTTGTTCAGATCCATGCCGCGGTAGAGATGAGCGACCTGCTCTCCGTAGCCGTTGTACATCAGGGTGGGGCGCTTGCGGAATTCGCCAATGCGTCGCTCGCGCTTCTGGCTCCAGCGCTTGTGCGAGACTTCGGGGTTGACGTTGGCGTAAAAGCCATATTCCTCTGGCGCGGCGCGCATCCAGGTGGTGGCTGGCTGGCGGCTCAGAAAGCGGATGCGCACGATGCTCTTGGCGCCCTTGAAACCATATTTCCAGGGTACGACCAGCCGCAGGGGCGCGCCATTCTGGTTGGGCAGGATCTGGCCGTAGAGCCCGACGGCGAGCAGGGTCAGGGGATGCATGGCCTCATCCAGCCGCAGGGCCTCGAAATAGGGCCAGGGCAGGAGCTCGCGTTGCTGGCCCGGCATCTGTGCCGGATCCTGCAGCGTGATGAAGGCGACATAGCGCGCGCTACCCAGCGGTTCGGCCTGGCGGATCAGGGCATTGAGCGGCAAGCCCGCCCAGGGAATCACCATGGACCAGCCTTCCACGCAGCGCATCCGGTAGATGCGCTCTTCCAGCGGCGCGAGTTTCATGATCTGGTCGATGTCATAGACGCGCGGCCGCCTGACCTCGCCTTCCACGCTGACCGTCCAGGGTCGAGGCTTCAGATAGCGTGGCGCCAACTTGCTGGGCCCTTCCTTGCTGGAGCCAAATTCGTAGAAGTTGTTGTAGGTCGTGACATCCTTGAAAGGCGTGAGCTTTTCAGTGGTGCTGTAGGCGCTCTTGCGGATGTTACCCAGTCGCGTGGTCGCCGCCGCTACTTCTGGCGAGAGCAGACCGGGCAGGAGCGCCCCGGCACCCAATCCCGCGCCGAGCAGACCGGCCCTGGCCAGAAACTGACGCCTACTGTAGTAGAGCGTCTCATCGGTGATCTCGCTTGGCTTGATGTCGCTGGGCTTCTTGATGAGCATCTGCTCTCCCGAATGTGATCCATTTTAAATATAGATCGAGTTCAGGCCGGGAAGTTGCTTTCAAAAAACTCAGTGTTTTTCGTGTCCGCCTGCGTGGCCAGCGGGGTGCACCCCGGAAGCGGGGTTCACGCCGGTTCTCTTCATGACCTGACCCGGCGCGCTCTGTTTTTTGATCTGGCCGGGCGGTACGGCACAGCCCGCGGCTTGCAGGGCAAAGAGGACCAGGATGGAAAGTGTGATGCTGCGCATGGGTAGCTCTCTTTGTCGGTTTACTGGCGGGCACTTTCCAGTCGGCCACAGGCCCAGGTGATATCTGAAACAGGATCTATCCTCAGGCCGAGGCGCTGCCGCGTGATCGTGCCGGGATGGCACCATCGATCAGGGACTGGTTCTTGCGGAGGAGAAAGGCATGGCAGTCCGGGGCCGGCAGGGGGTGGCAGAAATGAAATCCCTGCAGGGTTTCAACACCCAGCTCAGCCAGTATCCGCGCACTTTCGGCGTCTTCCACGCCCTCTGCGACCAGGGTCAGGCCCATGGCATGACCCATTTCCACGATGGTGCGGACCATACTGCGCCCTTTCCGGTGCTTGATCCGGTGGACAAAGGAAATGTCGATCTTCAACTCGTCGACCGGCATGTCATGCAACTGCGACAGCGAGGAATAACCCGTGCCGAAGTCATCCAGGGACAGGCGGAAACCGGCCTGGGCCAGTTCCCGCAAGGAGCCGGTTGATTGATTGATGTCCTGGGTGGCCACGCTTTCGGTAATCTCGAGAATCAGCTGTTCCGGGCGGATGGCATGCTGTTTGACCAGTTCCTGTAGGTATTTGCCAAAATCCTGCGAGAAAAGCTGACGTCTGGATACGTTGACCGCCAAGCGCAGATCCAGTCCTTGCGCCAGCCAGTGGCTGTACTGTTGCAGGGCTTGTTCAAGCACCAGCCGCCCCAGGTGCTGGATCAATCCCATGGATTCCGCCATGGGAATGAAGGTGGCGGGACTGACCCAGCCCAGTTTTGCGTCATGCCAGCGTGCGAGTGCCTCGACCCCGGTGACCTGTCCGGTTCCGGCGTCCACCAGCGGCTGGTAATAGACTTCGATGTGCTGCTGGCGCAGGGCCGCAGCCAGACGCGCGCCCAGTTCGAAATCGGGATTGGCGACACCACTTTGCACCAGGGTGCTGAATAGCTGGACGTTGTTGCGGCCCTGCGATTTGGCATGATATAGCGCCTTGTCCGCCTGGACCAGCAGGGTTTCGCCATTGTCCGCGTCATCCGGGAACACGGCCACACCGATGCTCAGCGAGATGCTGACATCCATGTGGTCGATCAGCAGCTTCTGGTAAACGCTCTGCAGCAGACGCTCGCCGATGGCGCGAATACCCTCGGCGCTGCCGAGCTCCGGGCTCAGAACGATGAACTCGTCACCCCCCCAGCGGGCCAGTGTGTCACATTCTCGCAGGTTGCCCTGCAGGGCCCGGGTTACGGCCAGCAGCAGCTGGTCGCCCGCCCGGTGTCCATGCAGGTCATTGACCTGCTTGAAGTTGTCCAGGTCGATGAACATCACGGCCACTTTCTGCTCGCGCCGCGTGGCCTGGATGATGGCACGCTCCAGACGGTCCTCCAGCAGGGCCCGGTTGGGCAGCCCGGTCAGGGCATCATGCAGGGCCAGCTGGGTGATGCGCTTTTCCTGCAGGTAGGCATCGGTCACGTCCCGCAGAACGCCGCGAATGCCGGTGTTCCCGCCATCTCGCAGATGGCGGATGAAGCGGCCCTCGATCCAGTGTTCCTGTTTTTTTTGTCCCGCCAGACGAAAGCGCAGGCTGACCGTACCACTGTCACTGCGTTCGAGATCCGCCAGGGCTTCCTCCAGCCTCCGGCGATCCTCATGGTGCAGATACCGAGCCAGGGTCTGCCCGGTGTTCTTTGGGTCCATGTCGAGCCCGATCAGCTCCTGCCAGCGGTCGGACACCTGCATGATGCGCCCTTCAAAGGACAGCTCTATCACGACCTCGTCAAAGAGGCTGAGGGTGTTGAGATAATCTGCGCGGGCTTCCGCTGCCGCCCGCGCCTTGCTCAGTTCGGTGATTTCATCGAGTTCGCAGCGAAAGTTCAGGAGTTTCAAACTTTTTTCGAGGATGCAGAAGCCGGTGAAGCCCGCCAGCAGCAGATTGATGCCGGAGAAGGCCAGCAACAGCAGTGCCAGCCAGGTGTATTGTGGTGCCAGAAATATGAGCAGACCGCAAAAGGTGATGAAGCCGCCGATCAGGGTCCGGACCGTGGGCTCGATGTAGGAAAGCCGTCCCGCTCTTTTCAGCCCGCGTTGTTGTTGCATCACTGCTCCTGTCCCCGGATCATGTTTTTGTCCTCAGTTATGAAAATAGCGGGCTTTGGGCATTTCGCAACATGAAAACCGCCAGGTGGAACTTTCCCGACCGAACTTCGACCTATGCCGCAAAGGGCGGACACGGTGCAGAATGCCAAAATCATAATGTTTTCAGGAGGTGACAGATGAAGAGCTGGCAAGTTGCAATGAAGGATGCCGCCATCTCCGGTGGCTTCGCGGCCATGGCGGTCAACGCTACGACCGCAGTCCTTGGTCGGGCGGAAACCGGCCATGCGCTGGCGCCGATCAACGCCGTCAGTCATGTGCTCTGGGGTGACCGGGCAGCGGAAATGGATCAGGCCTCGATGAAATACACCTTCAATGGTCTGGCCATCAACAGTGGGGCCGCAGTGTTCTGGGCCACGATCTATGAAAAGTTCTTCGGCGAGGCCGCCGACAGGCGGGATCTGCCTCTGGCGCTGCTGGGCGGTGGCTTGGTGGGTGGCATGGCTTACGTGGTGGACTACCACCTCGTGCCCGAGCGGCTGACGCCGGGCTATGACAAGCGTCTGTCGGGCAAGTCGATGGCGGTACTTTATGGTGCCCTGGCGCTGGGGCTTACGATCGGCGCGCTGTTACGCAAGCAGCGCGCTGGCTGAGGCTGTCGGGGTGTTGGTGGGCCGGCCGCCTGCGCTTTGCCGCCCCCACATCACTGTTATGTCGGCATTGCTTCTCGTCCGGCCACTGGCGTAGCCTCATCGATTTGACAAGTACTGCCAAACAGGAGGTGATCTGCGGAATGCAATATTCGACTTTGAATAGGGCAAGAGGTTTTAGGGCAAGAGGTTTTTTTCCGCTGCTTCTTGGGGGGATGGGTCTGGCTGGCTTGGTTGATGCGAGTCCGGTCAATGCAAGCAGTCAGGGTGTCGTGCCTGCGCTGGCTGCTCTGGACATGTCTCAGGACCAGGTCCAGGCCGAGGTGGAAACGGCGCCACCGGACGCGGGCAAAACCAGTTCCGAAGCGGATGCCGAGGCAATCCCGACCGAGAATGAGCAGGGATTCAAGCTGGGCGGCGCCTTTCGTGCCAATATCATTCGCAGGGATTGGGTTTCTCCGTATAAAACGCCCGAGGTGGATGTGGACACCATCCGGCTCAACCTCGATTACTCAGACGGGCCGGTGATCGGTTCGGCGGAGTATCGCTATTATCCCTACAGGGGCGGACAGCAGACCCACTTTGTTCATCATGCATGGATGGGCTACAAGTTCGCGGATGAAGGCGAGGTGCAGGCGGGTATCCAGCAGGTGCCCTTTGGCATTCTGCCCTATGCTTCGAATTCCTGGTTTTTTCAGTTGCCCTATTATGTCGGTCTGGAGGACGCTTACAATCTGGGCGTCAAGTACGGCAACAAATGGGGATCCTGGAGCGGGCAGGTCGCTTATTATGCCCGTCCTGCCCCGAATGGTGTGGGCGAGAGCGAGGATAGCGCCCGTTACACGTATAACGTGGTGCAGGAAGGCGACGCGCAAAACAAGGAGCGGAACACCATCAACGGGCGTCTGAGTTATACCGCCGAGCATGGTCCCGACTCATCCACGGAATTGGGTATGTCGCTGATGCTGGGTCAGGTACCGAATGATCTCACGCATCGGACGGGTAGTCGCTGGGCTGCGGCTGTGCATGCCAAGGGCGAATACGGACGCTGGGGTACCAAGCTGGAGGCAATCCGCTATCAGTACAACCTGAAGAACCCGGTGGGGCAAAGCGATGACGTCGTGGTCATGGGCGCCTACGATTTCCCTTACGAGGTCGCTGCCAAGGGCAGCATCCTGGCCGCCGGTCTCAGCTATACCTTGCCGGTGAATCGCTGGTATCTCAAGGACGTGACGTTCTATAACGATTACAGCATCCTGATGAAGGATGCCGACGGGTTCCTGGACACGCAGCAGAACGTGAGCGGCGCTTCCTTTGGTCTGGGACCGCTGCTCATTTATGTTGATCTGGCTTTCGGCAAGCAGCACCCCTATATGACGCCGAGCTTTTCCGAGGGGCTGGCAGCGGGCGGCCCGGACAATGACTGGCACACCCGCTTCAACGTCAATGTGGGCTACTATTTCTAGTGCAACTCCGGCGGTCTGAATAGCCGCCGGACCTACCAGCCCATCCATTTTGCGTATTCAGCCAGGAAATTCTGGATGATCTGGTCCCGTGTGAAGCCCTCCAGGGGCGTTTCGCTTACGGTGCCACCACGCAGCAGGATTTCCGCCATGCAGGTCGGTTCACCGGCCGATCCACGCAGTTCGGGAAAAGCGAAAGGCATGCGCCGGTAGGTCCGGCCACGCAGGGTGTAGGTGAATTCCTCATTGCCTTCTCGCAAGACGACCAATGTGGCCTGGAAGGGGTGGCGGTCGACCTGGACCCCCCGCCCATTGCGCTGCAACTCGGCGGCAAGCCGCTTGAATGCTGGGTCAACTTCCTCATCCATGAATCGACGGATCCGGGGACGGCAGGTCTCCGTGTCGGTATGTCCCCTGGAGGGACGCTGGCGTCCGATCAGCGTCTGCAGTTGGGTGCGCCAGTCGCCTATCTGTGCAGTATCTTCGGTCTCGGGCTCCTCGGCAGGCGCCAGCGTGGCGGGGCTGGTTGCCGCAGCCCGAAAGGCGCCTCTTTTATTCTCGATACTCAAGCCGCGCATGAGACTCCAGCACATCAGGATCATGACGAAGCTGAAAGGCAGGGCCGTGGTAACGGCGGCGGTTTGCAAGGCCTGCAGGCCCCCGGCCAGTAGCAGTACCGCAGCGACCACGCCTTCGGTGGTGGCCCAGAAAACTCGGGTGATCACAGGTGGATTCGGATTGCCGTTGGTAGTCATGATATCGATGACCAGTGATGCCGAATCCGACGAAGTGATGAAGAAGGTGGCGACTACCAGTGTGGCCAGCGTCGAGCTGATCAGTGGCCAGGGTAGCCTGTCCAGCATGGCGAAGATGGCGGTTGGCACGCTGTCGGCGACTGCCGCGCTAATGCCGCCGGGGCCGAAGATCTCCATGTGGAGGGCGGTGTTGCCGAAGACGATAAACCAGAAGAAAGTCAGCAGGGTTGGCGCGAACAGGGCTCCGCCAATGAATTCCCGTATGGTGCGGCCACGCGAAATCCGGGCGATGAACATACCTACGAAAGGCGACCAGGATATCCACCAGCCCCAGTAGAACATGGTCCAGCTCGCCTGCCATTCAATTCCCTGAAACGGGGTTGTGCGAAAGCTCATGCCCAGCAGCGTTTGCGCGTAATGGCCAAGGCTCTGGACGAAGCTGCTGAGCAAAAAGATGGTCGGACCTGCGAAAAAGACGAAGAGCAGCAATGCTAACGCCAAGCCCAGATTGATCTCGCTCAGCCGGCGCATTCCCCGGTCGAGGCCGGTAACCACCGATACGGTAGCCAGAATGGTAATGCCGGCGATGAGCCAGATCTGGTTCGCGGTGGACTCCGGGAGCAGGCCCAGATAGTTCAGCCCCGCGTTGATCTGCATGACGCCCAAGCCAAGCGAGGTGGCGACGCCAAACAGCGTGCCAAATACCGCCAGGATTTCCACGGCATCTCCGGCGGGGCCGTAAATGCGTCTGCCGAGCAGGGGGTAGAGTGTGGAGCGAATCGTTAGCGGCAGGTCATGCCGGTAGGCGAAATAGGCAAGAGACAGGCCGACCACGATGTAAATGGCCCAGGCATGCAGACCCCAGTGGAAAAAGGCAAGCTCCATTGCCTCGCGCGCCGCGTCGGTGGTTCCAGGCTGGCTCACCAGTGGGGCGGTATAATGCAGGATGGGTTCCGCTACCCCATAGAACAGCAGGCCGATGCCCATGCCGGCGGAAAAGAGCATGGCGAACCAGGTCGCATAGCTATATTCCGGTTCCTCATCATTCTGGCCCAGGCGCACCAAGCCGTAGGAGCTGAAGAACAGAAAAAACACAAAAAATAGAAAGCCTGCTGTGGCAAGGACGTAAAACCAGCCGAAATTGGCGACGATCCAGCCTTGCAGCATGGTGAACATGCTGCCTACCTGCTTGGTAAAAAGCGCGCTCAAAAGCACGAACAGGAGAATGACGCCTGCGGAGATGAAAAATACCGGTCGGTTGGTCGTTTGGGTGGCCTCGTTCAATGTATTCTCCTTTTGCTCTCAGTTCTTGAGTGCAAGCTTAACCCGTGGCGAGCTTGAATGCATGGGGCTCCCTGGTCGCGCGCGGTTTGGCGAGGTGTCGTGGGTGTATTTGCGTTGAAAAATCACCAGGCGCAGGCTGGAACTGAAGCCTTTCAGTCGCTATGATAGGCCTTAATTTTCTCCGCGGGAGCCCCGATGTCCCTGGATCAGAAAACCGTTGAACACGTTGCCCACCTGGCCCGACTGGCCCTTTCGCCCGAGGACCTCGCGGCGCGCACGGTCCAGCTCGAACGCATTCTCGATGTCATTGCCGAGATGCAGGCCATCCACACCGAAGGCGTGACGCCCATGGCCCATCCCCTGGATCTCAGTCAGCCCTTGCGGCCTGACGTCGTTGGCAATGCTGATGAGCGGGACAAGCTCATGCAGAATGCGCCGAGCCAGGCCGCCGGCCTGTTCCGGGTGCCCAAGGTCATCGAATAGCGGCGGATTCCCCTCGCACACTGTCTTGCGTTTTCACACGAAGGATTTCCCTTGTCAGCCACCGAACTTACCGAACTGACGCTGGCGGAGCTGTCCGCCGGTCTGGCCGAAAGGCAGTACTCCGCCCGTGAACTGACCCAGGCCTTTCTGGCGCGCATCGAAAGCCTGAATCCCACGATCAATGCCTATGTCAGCGTCACCGCCGATGCGGCCCTGACGGCTGCGGAGCAGGCCGATGCTCGGCGCGCCCAGGGCGGACAGGGGCCGTTGCTCGGCCTGCCGCTGGCGCACAAGGACATCTTTGTGACAGAGGGCGTGAAGACCACCTGCGGCTCGAAGATGCTCAGTGATTTCGTCGCGCCCTATGACGCCACCGTGGTGCAACGCCTGAAGGATGCCGGCATGGTCATGCTCGGCAAGCTCAACATGGACGAGTTCGCCATGGGCTCCTCCAACGAGACGAGTTTCTTTGGCCCGGTGAAAAATCCCTGGGATACCACGCGCATCCCCGGCGGCTCCTCGGGCGGTTCGGCGGCGGCCGTGGCCGCGCGCCTGGCCCCGGCGGCCACCGGCACCGACACCGGCGGCTCGATCCGCCAGCCGGCCGCCATGTGCGGCATCACCGGCCTCAAGCCCACCTATGGGCGGGTCTCGCGTTACGGCATGATCGCCTTTGCTTCCAGCCTTGATCAGGCCGGTCCCATGGCGCGTAGCGCCGAGGATTGCGCCCTGTTGCTGAACGCCATGGCCGGGCATGATGCGCGCGATTCCACCAGCCATCCGGGATCAGTGCCAGACTACAGGGCCAGCCTGAACCAGCCCCTGCAGGGCCTGCGCATCGGTGTGCCCGAGGAGTTCTTCGGCGCCGGTCTCGATGCCGAGGTCGGCGCCATGGTGCAGGAGGCGATCCAGCAGTTCACGAAGCTGGGCGCCACGGTCAAGCCGGTGCACCTGCCCAACAACCCGCACGCGGTGAGCACCTATTACGTGCTGGCGCCGGCCGAGGCCTCCAGCAATCTGGCCCGCTTCGACGGCGTGCGCTATGGCCACCGGGCGGCGGACGCCAAGGATCTCATGGACCTGTACAAGCGCTCGCGTGCCGAGGGTTTCGGTCCCGAGGTGCAGCGCCGCATCCTGGTCGGCACCTATGTGCTCTCGGCCGGTTACTACGACGCCTATTACCGCAAGGCCCAGCAGGTGCGCGCCCTGATCCGCCAGGACTTCCAGAACGCCTTTGCCGAGGTGGACGTGATCATGGGGCCCACGGCCCCGAGTGCCGCCTTTGGCCTGGGTGAGAAGGCCGATGACCCGGTGGCCATGTATCTGGCCGACATCTACACCATCGCCGTGAATCTTGCCGGCATCCCGGCCCTGAGCCTGCCCTGCGGCTTCACCCAGGCCGGCCTGCCGGTGGGTCTGCAGATCATGGGCAACTATTTTGAAGAGGCGCGGCTGCTGAACGTTGCGCATCAATACCAGCAGGCGACGGACTGGCACCGCCGCCGGCCGGGAGGGATCGACTGATGCAATGGGAAGTCGTCATCGGGCTGGAAATCCACACCCAGCTCAACACCAACACGAAGATCTTCTGTGGCTGCTCGACGGGATTTGGCGCCGCGCCCAACAGCCATACCTGCCCGGTCTGTCTGGCCATGCCGGGCAGCCTGCCGGTCCTGAACGCCGAGGTAGTACACAAGGCCATCCTGTTTGGTCTCGGTATTCACGCCCAGCTCAACCGCGAGAGCATCTTCGCGCGCAAGAACTACTTCTACCCGGACCTGCCCAAGGGCTACCAGATCAGCCAGTACGAGCTGCCGGTGGTTGGCAATGGCGAGGTCTTCATCGACCTGCCCGATGGCTCGCAAAAGCGCATCGGCATCACCCGCGCGCATCTTGAGGAAGACGCCGGCAAAAGCCTGCATGAAGGCTTCGTCGGCGAGTCCGGCATCGACCTCAATCGCGCCGGCACGCCGCTGCTGGAGATCGTCTCCGAACCGGACCTGCGCTCCAGCACCGAGGCCGTCGCTTACCTCAAGAAGATGCATGCCCTGGTGAGATACCTGGACATATCAGACGCCAACATGCAGGAGGGCAACTTCCGCTGCGACGCCAATGTGTCGGTGCGCCGTCCCGGCGAGCCCTTCGGCACCCGCGCCGAGATCAAGAATCTCAATTCCTTCCGCTTTCTGGAAAAGGCCATCGAGTTTGAAATCGAGCGCCAGATCGACCTGATCGAGTCCGGCGGCAAGGTGGTGCAGGAGACGCGGCTATACGACGCCAACAAGAACGAAACCCGCTCCATGCGCAGCAAGGAAGAGGCCAACGATTACCGCTATTTCCCGGACCCTGATCTGCTGCCCCTGATCCTTACCGACACCCAGATCGACAAGGCGCGCGCCGAACTCCCCGAATTGCCGGATGCCAAGCGCCAGCGCTTCGTCGAACAATATGGTCTGTCCGTCTATGACGCGGGCGTGCTCACGGCAAGCCGCGCACTTGCCGACTATTATGAAA
It includes:
- a CDS encoding endonuclease/exonuclease/phosphatase family protein; this translates as MAKAAESGNNALKLLTYNIQVGIGSSRFHHMLSHGWRYVMPHGQSLSNLQRIAEIISGQDVVGLNEADAGSFRTRYLNQAGFLAQKAGYPYWEQMITRDLGHVAQHTNSVLCRSAPARVERHRLPSLMDGRGVLEVHCEYAGRPLMVLIAHLGLGRAGRMAQMRYLAELVRSAPNVVLMGDLNCSVRSPEVCWLLKNTPLHAPPRALPTFPSWRPVLDLDHILISDTLAFQNLATVPEPLSDHLTLQAAVRWRD
- a CDS encoding protein-methionine-sulfoxide reductase heme-binding subunit MsrQ, which translates into the protein MNLRAVHYYKPPIFIASLLPLALLVQGYVQDSLGANPIEAITRETGDWTLNFLLLSLAITPLRQITHWQWPMRLRRMLGLFAFFYACLHFAIYIWLDQFFDWKGMVYDILDRPFITMGFLAFVLLIPLALTSTRGMMQRLGGQRWQRLHKLIYVSAIAGVLHYVWLVKADLQEPLTYAAILAVLLGFRAVMQYRKRQLSGQPPANRASARPPAG
- the msrP gene encoding protein-methionine-sulfoxide reductase catalytic subunit MsrP; translated protein: MLIKKPSDIKPSEITDETLYYSRRQFLARAGLLGAGLGAGALLPGLLSPEVAAATTRLGNIRKSAYSTTEKLTPFKDVTTYNNFYEFGSSKEGPSKLAPRYLKPRPWTVSVEGEVRRPRVYDIDQIMKLAPLEERIYRMRCVEGWSMVIPWAGLPLNALIRQAEPLGSARYVAFITLQDPAQMPGQQRELLPWPYFEALRLDEAMHPLTLLAVGLYGQILPNQNGAPLRLVVPWKYGFKGAKSIVRIRFLSRQPATTWMRAAPEEYGFYANVNPEVSHKRWSQKRERRIGEFRKRPTLMYNGYGEQVAHLYRGMDLNKYF
- a CDS encoding putative bifunctional diguanylate cyclase/phosphodiesterase — translated: MQQQRGLKRAGRLSYIEPTVRTLIGGFITFCGLLIFLAPQYTWLALLLLAFSGINLLLAGFTGFCILEKSLKLLNFRCELDEITELSKARAAAEARADYLNTLSLFDEVVIELSFEGRIMQVSDRWQELIGLDMDPKNTGQTLARYLHHEDRRRLEEALADLERSDSGTVSLRFRLAGQKKQEHWIEGRFIRHLRDGGNTGIRGVLRDVTDAYLQEKRITQLALHDALTGLPNRALLEDRLERAIIQATRREQKVAVMFIDLDNFKQVNDLHGHRAGDQLLLAVTRALQGNLRECDTLARWGGDEFIVLSPELGSAEGIRAIGERLLQSVYQKLLIDHMDVSISLSIGVAVFPDDADNGETLLVQADKALYHAKSQGRNNVQLFSTLVQSGVANPDFELGARLAAALRQQHIEVYYQPLVDAGTGQVTGVEALARWHDAKLGWVSPATFIPMAESMGLIQHLGRLVLEQALQQYSHWLAQGLDLRLAVNVSRRQLFSQDFGKYLQELVKQHAIRPEQLILEITESVATQDINQSTGSLRELAQAGFRLSLDDFGTGYSSLSQLHDMPVDELKIDISFVHRIKHRKGRSMVRTIVEMGHAMGLTLVAEGVEDAESARILAELGVETLQGFHFCHPLPAPDCHAFLLRKNQSLIDGAIPARSRGSASA
- a CDS encoding BCCT family transporter; this translates as MNEATQTTNRPVFFISAGVILLFVLLSALFTKQVGSMFTMLQGWIVANFGWFYVLATAGFLFFVFFLFFSSYGLVRLGQNDEEPEYSYATWFAMLFSAGMGIGLLFYGVAEPILHYTAPLVSQPGTTDAAREAMELAFFHWGLHAWAIYIVVGLSLAYFAYRHDLPLTIRSTLYPLLGRRIYGPAGDAVEILAVFGTLFGVATSLGLGVMQINAGLNYLGLLPESTANQIWLIAGITILATVSVVTGLDRGMRRLSEINLGLALALLLFVFFAGPTIFLLSSFVQSLGHYAQTLLGMSFRTTPFQGIEWQASWTMFYWGWWISWSPFVGMFIARISRGRTIREFIGGALFAPTLLTFFWFIVFGNTALHMEIFGPGGISAAVADSVPTAIFAMLDRLPWPLISSTLATLVVATFFITSSDSASLVIDIMTTNGNPNPPVITRVFWATTEGVVAAVLLLAGGLQALQTAAVTTALPFSFVMILMCWSLMRGLSIENKRGAFRAAATSPATLAPAEEPETEDTAQIGDWRTQLQTLIGRQRPSRGHTDTETCRPRIRRFMDEEVDPAFKRLAAELQRNGRGVQVDRHPFQATLVVLREGNEEFTYTLRGRTYRRMPFAFPELRGSAGEPTCMAEILLRGGTVSETPLEGFTRDQIIQNFLAEYAKWMGW
- the gatC gene encoding Asp-tRNA(Asn)/Glu-tRNA(Gln) amidotransferase subunit GatC, encoding MSLDQKTVEHVAHLARLALSPEDLAARTVQLERILDVIAEMQAIHTEGVTPMAHPLDLSQPLRPDVVGNADERDKLMQNAPSQAAGLFRVPKVIE
- the gatA gene encoding Asp-tRNA(Asn)/Glu-tRNA(Gln) amidotransferase subunit GatA, which codes for MSATELTELTLAELSAGLAERQYSARELTQAFLARIESLNPTINAYVSVTADAALTAAEQADARRAQGGQGPLLGLPLAHKDIFVTEGVKTTCGSKMLSDFVAPYDATVVQRLKDAGMVMLGKLNMDEFAMGSSNETSFFGPVKNPWDTTRIPGGSSGGSAAAVAARLAPAATGTDTGGSIRQPAAMCGITGLKPTYGRVSRYGMIAFASSLDQAGPMARSAEDCALLLNAMAGHDARDSTSHPGSVPDYRASLNQPLQGLRIGVPEEFFGAGLDAEVGAMVQEAIQQFTKLGATVKPVHLPNNPHAVSTYYVLAPAEASSNLARFDGVRYGHRAADAKDLMDLYKRSRAEGFGPEVQRRILVGTYVLSAGYYDAYYRKAQQVRALIRQDFQNAFAEVDVIMGPTAPSAAFGLGEKADDPVAMYLADIYTIAVNLAGIPALSLPCGFTQAGLPVGLQIMGNYFEEARLLNVAHQYQQATDWHRRRPGGID
- the gatB gene encoding Asp-tRNA(Asn)/Glu-tRNA(Gln) amidotransferase subunit GatB, with translation MQWEVVIGLEIHTQLNTNTKIFCGCSTGFGAAPNSHTCPVCLAMPGSLPVLNAEVVHKAILFGLGIHAQLNRESIFARKNYFYPDLPKGYQISQYELPVVGNGEVFIDLPDGSQKRIGITRAHLEEDAGKSLHEGFVGESGIDLNRAGTPLLEIVSEPDLRSSTEAVAYLKKMHALVRYLDISDANMQEGNFRCDANVSVRRPGEPFGTRAEIKNLNSFRFLEKAIEFEIERQIDLIESGGKVVQETRLYDANKNETRSMRSKEEANDYRYFPDPDLLPLILTDTQIDKARAELPELPDAKRQRFVEQYGLSVYDAGVLTASRALADYYESVAARVDPKLAANWVMGDLLGALNKAGLEIEQSPVSSEQLAGLLARIEDDTISGKIAKEVFEILFAEGGTADGIIDAKGLRQITDTGAIEKIIDEILAANPKQLADYRAGKDKLFGFFVGQAMKATQGKANPAQLNDILKRKLEA